GAAATAACATTCTTAGTCCACCAATGAAAATGTATGTAGAAAGATTACCACCCCATGGCAATACATAGTTCATGATATCACAGTGGCccacaaaatattattttgtttgaataCTAGCACACTCAGGGTTTCAGCTAAACATAAAAATTGTGAACAAGAAACACATAGAACCAAGCAACTCAACATTTTCTGTATGATCATAGATGAAAGCCAAGCTGTGGGAGACACAGGGAAAGAAGAAGGGACTAAGGAAGGAGATCAAGAAGAAAAgcaggaaaaaggaaaggaagaggaaaaagGAGTAGGTAATGAAGAAGAAACAATGGAAAATGGAGATAAAGGAGGGAAGAAGGAGTACCAGCTGGAGTAGTAGAAAAAGAACGTGAAGAGAAAATCAAAGGAGATAGAGAttgaaggaaaagaagaggGTACAAAGAAAAGGAGGGCCAGGAGGAAAACAGCCAAAAGAAAGAGGGCAAAAAAAGGACCCTTCAACATAAGAGAAATTTGGTAAGAGTATGAGTACACAGAGTGTAAATGTGTAATACAGATAAATGCTGCAGCATTTAACACAAATTTAAATTCTTCATGTAATGTGTGCAAcagtaaaaagttttcaatcaaaagtctgtcaaggaaaaacaagaatagCGAAAATGGATTATGTAGAAAGGCTAGAAACAGTCAGTTTTTGTTCCTGAAATCAAACATGCTGACAAGAGAGTTACAACTATTATTAGTGGAACGATGTTATGATTTCTAAatacattgatttttttttgaaggattgAGATGGTACCTGGAAGTGAGAATGACCAAAAAGGCAGACTTGATATTACTTAAATTATTATTCACTATCTCAACTTGTATTAATTTCATTAACAGGTCATTAAATGTTCAACTCAGCTAAAAAGTGAACTAGCTTTTTTATTATGTCTAACTGTACAGCCCATGATGTCTTGCTTGTGTTCTTTTGTCATGACTGCAATTTAAGAATATGGTTTTTACAGTCTATAAAGAGGGCTAGGTTAGGCCGTTTAAAAACCAAGATTAGATCAACAAGCattgattattttgttaaaagtgaACTGTTGCAGTTGTTTAATAGCTTTTACAGTTAATTAGATTGGTGGATCTATCAACACATTAATAACTGAATTGAACATTTTAAGACCTTTTAATGACGGAAACCTCTTTGCTCCCAACTATCAAACCAATTCCTGAAAATTACTCACTTTTAACAAAATCTGTCTTCATCTAGCTAACATTTAATCAGTCTGGATTCAAAAATACTCTTCTCTCACTGGTATCAATAATATCACAGTGTGATTGTGTTATGCAATATCTGAATAGAATGAGTGAAACAAATACAGCTTGAACTGTATgttaattttatatttcaaaatttagctTCTTTTAACAATTATAGTAGCCCAccacactttcttaaatagtccAGTTGGGAGTTATTTAGAATCGCGGCTGACTCTAATTATCGCAGTCGCGCGATAACATGGAATTGAGGCTTATCCTGAATCGGCTAATGTTGCCAAGTTCGTAATGGCAGAAGACCGCGAAAATTCAAGCGAACACTTCACATTGGGAGATATTAATCGACAggaacttcaaaagaaaactttatatGAGCTGAAGGAAATTCTGAAACAGTCTGGTCAAAAAGTTAGCGGGAAAAAGAGCGATCTGGTAGAAAGAATTTGTGGCGTCTTGGCGTCGAGCACATGTGACACTCCATCGACTTCAAAGACAGCAGAAGCGCAGTTTTTAGAACTATCTGCTCCACACAAGAGCAAAGACAATGACTTAAGCTATGATACTCTAATTAGAGATGTCAAAGGGAACAATCTGTGGCAGAAGGACTTGAGAAATTTGCCAGCGTTTGACTTTGTCCGTCTATACGACTACTTGgtcatacaaacaaacaagtatgATCACATCGCTCTGAAGACTAGTGGCTATAAGAAATTGAAagctttccagttttttgcCGAAGGTCATATCAAAGATTTGGAGCTTGCAGAAGTTGGAGGACTTGTCTACATCAAAGGAGAAGTTTTGGCTTCTATGAAGCAAACAAAATACTCAGTCGCAATagtattttcaaacaaaggcgAAGTACTGAGGGCTGCTTGTAAGTGCCCTGCAGGGTAAGATTATATGATATATTTTCAGTTGCTTATTTTATGAATTGTTTATACCTACTGTACATGTTTACGAGTAGAAATACTAGTGCAAAACTATGCAAACCTCTTTCCATACAGTGATGTATGAATGTGTGAATCCGATTGTAGACGGTAAAATATTGAATCAATGTAATTCAATGAATATAAAGGTCTTTTAGCatgtttatattattttatcgAACCTGTAATTTCATGTCTTGTCTCAAATACcacttcattatttttattataaatgtattttttgacAGGTTAGGTTCTGGTGGCCATGGCCAATGCAACCATGTTGGTGGTATTCTCTTTGCCATCGAAGACTTCAACAGACAGGGACTACAAAATCGCAGTGAACCAGTTACATGTACTTCAAGGCTGTGTGCATGGAATGTGCCAAGAAATAGTAAAGTGGCTGCAAAACCTGTTGATGACATCAACATTGTGAAGTACAGATATGGAAAGGACAACAGAACTTCTGTTAAATCAAGTGTGTATGATCCAAGAGCCCCATGTGATAGAGTGCTcaataaagcaaaattaaaCTCTATGCTTGTGAAACTTAGCCAGCACTTACCAAGTAGctctctttttctatttcatgatATCAAGCCAAGCCTGGACAGTCAAAATGTTATTGTTGACAGTACATGTGAATGTGTACCACTTAATTGTATAGAAATGGTAGAACTTACCTCAGAACATGATGACATGGACTTGCCATTCAATGACGATTATGACATTGCAACAAAGAAATTCAAGTCAATGATTGATATATATGAAGAGAGAATAACTGACAATGATGTTGAAAGAATAGAAAGGTTGTCACGGGGCCAGGACAATACTTTTTGGAGGGAACTAAAACAGGAGAAACTAACTGCGTCAAATTTCAAAGCTGCTGCTAAGAGAAAAGTTGAACCTgataaacttttaaagcaaatcatgtacaaaattgaagaaaccaCTAATGTTTCAGCATTACAGTATGGTCACATGCATGAAGATAATGCTATCAATGATTATATTAAATACAAACACTCCCAAGGAAACACAGGCTTGACAGTTTGGAAAGTTGGGACTTACATATCAAAGATTAGACCAGGATTGGGGCTAGCTTGGACAGAATGGTTTATGATCCTTTGGCACACTGTAAGAAAGGTGGCCTCGAAATCAAATGTCCATACTCTAAACAAGGTATGACAATTGAAGAGGCTTGTCAAGACAAGAATTTTTGTATGACTTTGAAGCCTGGGATGCCTACATTGAAGATAGGACACCAGTATTACTATCAAGTCCAAGGGCAGATGTATGTTTCATGTTTGCAATGGGTAGATTTTGTTGTATGGTTTGGAGCAGACAACCTCTACATACAAAGGATAGTATTTGACAAACAGTGGTGGCACAAGGAAGCTCTACCAAAGCTGGATTACTTCTATCGTCGGGCATTTTTACCCGAAGTTCTGACAAGAAGGGTTAAAAGAGGGGTCCGTCTTTATAACCATGGAGGGTGGCAGCCTTACACGACAAGAAGTTCTTAGTCTTCTTCATTTTATATTAACTAAGAATGAATAGGTACTGTGGGTTCCTAGATACTTTCCCTGCACCAGGACAGACATTTTGTATGCAACAAAAAGGAATAGACATAGATCATAAGTTATGTCAAAGCCATATACCAAGAATCCACAAGTGGCATAGGTTTGTTATTAGTTTGTACTTTGTAGTTTTTGCTTAATGGCAAGTTCAAGTGCCTCTACCATAAAAACTGAgagtaaaagtaaaatattaataGCTTAGCATGCTTTTTGTTTGAGTTTACTTCTTGAATCAATTCTACTGTTGTGTTAGAATATTAAGTTATTGGAGTGTATCAGACATGCTTGTGATATAACCTTTCAAACTATTATTGGACAGATGGATTTTCATAATCAGGGGGACATTCCATTTTACAGTTCCATTGACAGCAACTTCAGCCTCAGTATTATGTAATATATTCTTTATCACAGTTCATGGTATGTAAAAATGTACACAACTACAATATTGCATTAACcaagagaatttaaaaaaactatttcttttatGCTGGAGTTAGTTAACACAACTTCAAATTGGAATATTATTAACTGCAAAGTAGTAGTAACAGTATCATTGTAAATGATATTGCCTcacatgtttattatttcagtATTCAGTTGTCATTGATGACAtcatttaattcaattaatCATTTGCATAAGCATATATTGTATATTTTTGACAGTAGATGTAAATCAACTTCACATTTGAGGCTCAAGAAGAGGAGTTAAAAAGTTAGTAAGATAAGCAcatacaaaaaatatttgatcgGCTACGTGTGCTAAACTCAAAGGTAAAGTACCATCTAGAATATGATAGTTCTTTATGCGACCAATAGCACGCTCAACATGTATCCTCACTGATGCAATGCAGGCTGTTTCCTGGACTTCATCAGCTGTCAGCTGGTCTCTGATGCCCTTAAAAGGTGGGATATTCAGGTGACAGCCTGGTGGCAAAATACCACCAATATCAAATCCTCTGTCAGCCATTACATTGTCCCCAGGTTCTAATAAGTGCATCACTCCTGATTGTTGTGTGATTTCCTTGTCAGAAACACGGCCACCCCATAGCTTTGACACAAATGTCACTTGACCATTTGGTGATATTCCTACTAATACTTTGAAAGTGTTATGATGCTTGTAGTTGGACCATGTCTGTGACTGTGCAAGCATTGAAGATGGAACTTCAACATAAAGCTCAGTGCAATCAAGAATGATACGAGTAGTTGGATACAATCTAAACTGATCAGGCATGTTCTTCCTTACAAGATACTGTGAAGGAAAGGGAAATACCAACTGCAATTCTAGCTTTAGAAAGTTCACCCAGGTACAAAATATTCTGGAAAATTGTCCAGGAGATATTCCAAACCTACTTGCAATATCCTTAACAAAGAGACCAACTTTCAATCTTaccaaaaccataaaaaattcAGTAAGTGGTGAAAGTTTTCGCTTTGGCCCAGGCTTTCTTCTTCCCTCTTCTTGATACACATATGAATCTGGTGCATTGCATTTATTCCAGTATTGCAGCTTTgcaagtttttctttgaaatattcataaaaTCCTATTAAAGTCTCATAGCTTGGAAAGCCAGTGTAAAATGTAATTGCATCATTGTCATCTTTAAAATTATCCAGTTTAAATTCACGATCTTTGTACTCCTCTAGTTCTTGTTGTAGGTTGCCAACTTTCTTTTGTAGATTATCAACCATCTCAGTCTGTACTTGTAACCTTTCTTCCATAGTCAATATGTACTCAGTGCTGTTGTTAGGTGACTTATTCAGTTCAAATGCATACTTATGGTCATGAGAAATAGGTGCACAGTTGGACAGCAGAGGCCATGAGATATCAGTTTGGGTTGACACAtcacactaaaaaaaatatgaaatcaaaattaaactgGTTTCAACCTATTTACACAAACTAGCTTTTTCATGTGATAACGTAGGTTGTTTGCCATGTACATTAAAGAACATTGCAGCACAAAGATGCAAGCTTTATGGTTATTTTAGGACAACTTTCTAAGGTTTATGCATAATTAACTATGGTTAATTAATTATGGTTTATGTTACCATAAGTGAAGGCAAGCATTCTGAATGAATTGCTTCAACATGAAACACTTCCTGGTCCTCCGGTTCATTCGAATTCTGAAAGGTTTCGTAGCCCATATTTACAGTCGTATTACATGTTGATGTGGTGGTTGTTGGTTCGGTTGTTGTCACTTTTGAAGTTGTGGTGTCTGTCGAATTGACTGACATTGGGATTCGTAGTTTTGGTGACGCTCTTTTCTGTTTACAGATACCAGACGTCCACCGAAATATCGATGGTTCAGCTCCt
This region of Pocillopora verrucosa isolate sample1 chromosome 3, ASM3666991v2, whole genome shotgun sequence genomic DNA includes:
- the LOC136279578 gene encoding uncharacterized protein, with product MVLVRLKVGLFVKDIASRFGISPGQFSRIFCTWVNFLKLELQLVFPFPSQYLVRKNMPDQFRLYPTTRIILDCTELYVEVPSSMLAQSQTWSNYKHHNTFKVLVGISPNGQVTFVSKLWGGRVSDKEITQQSGVMHLLEPGDNVMADRGFDIGGILPPGCHLNIPPFKGIRDQLTADEVQETACIASVRIHVERAIGRIKNYHILDGTLPLSLAHVADQIFFVCAYLTNFLTPLLEPQM